The Homalodisca vitripennis isolate AUS2020 unplaced genomic scaffold, UT_GWSS_2.1 ScUCBcl_151;HRSCAF=1397, whole genome shotgun sequence sequence ACCTTGGGACCCTACTGCAACGTACGTGAAACAATAGTCTGCATCGACTACTGCaaacaaaataatactgaaaaatccCTTATAATTGTAGAAGTCACTGCCACTATGTATGGGAGCCTGCAGCATGACATGTTTCCCGTCCATACTACCAAGGAAATGTGGGAAATTCCATCTGGTTTCATATCCGTTACTTATTTTCAGCTACTCTTCTTCAGATTCTGGCGTCTGAAAATAAACGTTGTtatcagttttttatattatttcaaaaatttaaaattattacatatgtactatatatatgtttatttacatttaaaaaataaatacataatattctcttactaatatttattaacagttttaagaGCCTAGCTAGCTTTTACTTTAtagtgtgttatatatttttttttattttcagttacaaGAAGAGGATGAAACAAGCATCAACTCCGATCAGTCACCGGCAGGCCATTCAAAATCAACGGAAGTGGTGGAGCAACCTATTTTGAAACAACCCGCCAAACCAGGACCCAAAAGGAAGAAACCGTCACAAATGGTAGAAGACGCCTACCACGCAATGAAAAAAATCTCTTCAACCTTGGAGAAATCACAAGACGACGACGAATTTGATGTGTATGGTAAGCACGTAGCAAACGAGGTAAAATGGGGGCTTGGTGATAAAATGTTACAAGCAGAGGCTAAACATGAAATCAACAAAATTTTGTACCATTTGGagatcagaaaaataaaaaacatgtactCTGGTCCAAGATCTGAATGTGGACATAGCTCTGTGTCAGGACCTCGCTCTGGTGCAAGTTCTGTGTTGGGTGGACGTGTCACCAGTTTGTTCGACAACAACACCGACGACGACGTGGAAGACTGTTTTACTTCCGTTGCATTAAACATGAACTAATGACGTtttgattacaataaatgttttctttgtaaaatgtgtattttttattcctttgttcattaaaaaagtgaaacgtacacgttaaaaaaattctaactaaagttttcatttaataaatgaattgagtcgccaaatgccaaaacaggctaaatccaaaatttaaaaaagttgagatATTGATGACATTGAGTTCTGCATTACCTAGGCTACAGATTTGTCacttcaaaatgttccaaaaccagttaaaaactgtttaaaattaatatttaaaagtgaaggttGTTCCAAAATCAGTTATATCCTATAGCCATTCGGTTCCAAAAACAGTCATATCTGCACAGATGACAATGTTCCAAAACCAGCTATATCAAACTACAATAACTTACAATGTTTCATGTTTCTgtgtcaaaataagttaaatcccAAAAGACTTTTCCTATAGGGAACTGCTGATCATTTTCCttctgaattaattgtttattttgttggctaattttaaatttcaaaggctaaaatagtgttataagaagcaatagcactcaattatttaacattattttaaaagctcctgATTTGTTGTGTGTCATAAACATGGAGGCTGAACATACAGGAGGTATTTTAGAAGGTAGTGAAGGCGttggtattgatattataaatgctgaagttgtaattgttcaacaagaaaatgtcaatataatggACATAACAGTGGAAACTCCACAAAATGTGGAACAAGTAGAGTTGGTAGAAGAGATGCCTGGCCCTTTggcaaagaaaaggaagaaaaacgaaagagcatggaagaaaactgttgcaaaagttgctaggtaagttaacaacatttggtaaagaaaactaaactagcCTAATCTTAACactcatttgaactaaaataacctaacctcaactaagctaacctaacctcaactaaaCTAACCTATAACCGCAACTAAACTACTTAATCTCAACCAGCCTAAAGTAATTCAGCTTAGGCCCTAACTTGACTACAACAGTTTTTGACAACGTTTGcgatctataatttgtttttattacaggttagtatttttttaaaggtataggAGAACTAATAATCCCTATTTTGTTTTAGACACCGCCCGAAGGGATTTCCACAGATGCCTAGTTGTAAACATTCGGCCAAAAGTAAGTACCGCTGCGCAGAACTTTCCCTGCAGGATGTTAGAAAGATACATCAGCAATACTATAAAGACGCTGACCTTCaatcaaagaagaattttattcttcagcACGTCATTGTTTCCTCAGCAAAAAGGACTCGTCTTCCAGAAGGTATcaaatcaaaaagaaatgtaagtaCTGACTTTTTTCTTACCTAAAATGAGGAACAACAAAACTGAGAATGTTAAAGTATGTCGGGCAGCACTACTTACAATTTTGCAAGAGAGTAAAAACCGAGTGCAATTGATTTGCAAAAAGTACCTGGAAACAGGCGTCGTACCTTTGGAGACTCGTGGAGGAGCACGCcaagttgataaatataatataaagaaagacggcatcaaatcttttattaaaacatttattccagtaCAAAAACACTATTGCAGAGCGAAAAATAAGCATAGGCAATACCTTCCAAGTGagcttaacattacaaaaatgtggaaaatgtataTTGAGCAGCATCCAACTGAAGAATTAAAGTGTGAGTATGACTTTTTCAGGCTGGTTTTTTCTGAGAACTTTAACATTGGTTTTGACGCTCCGTACACTGATAAGTGTTCAACCTGCACAAGGCTTGAGTGTGAACTAGCCACAGAAAAAGATGCAGGCAAGCGTGAAACACTAAAGCTAAACCTAAAAGCCCACAAAGTCCGTGcagacaaattctacaaacttttgcaagaaaataatgataaagagcTTATTCTGAGCTATGATTGTCAGAAAAATCTTGTCCTTCCTAAAATACCGGACCAAGCCGCATACTATAAAGCGCCagctatatctatataattttgtgatttgtgaGGGACATTCTAAAGTCCTCTTGAATTCAGAAAACACCTTTTCTTACCTCTGGACTGAAAACCAGTATGCAAAAGGGTCCAGTCAAATTGCATCTGCTGTTTACCACAGGTTAACAAGCGCTAACATGGAAAATGTCACCACAGTCAAACTTTTCTCTGACGGCTGTGGTGGCCAAAACAAGAACACAACTGTTGTCGGTATGATTGCTCATTGGCTCCTGAAAGATGCACCTAAACATGTTACTAAAGTTGTACTACTCTTTCCGGTAGTCGGCCATTCTTTCATTCCCCCTGATAGAGTGTTTGGAGTACTTGAAAGGAAATTTCAAGATCTGAGTGTAATCAACAATCCCAATGAGTacactgaaataattgaaaagcacTGTACTGTTGTGAAACTTGGGACGGATTGCCCTGTGAGTGATTGGAAAACTCTAACCGATGCTGTTCTAAAAAAACCAGGACAAtggcattttcaatttcaaaaggccaagaaatttatcttttcaagaaGTAAAAGTAATCCAAACTCCATCCTGGTACAAGGAGAAGCAAACTATGTATTTGAAATCGGCGAGAGTAAGTCAGTaatgaaaagggggaaaaattttgacaATGCAGTTTTGAGAGTGATACAAGAAGGACACCCagtgaaacaagtaaaaatcaatgatgTGAAATGCTTGCTAAATCTCCACTATGGAAATGACTGGCAACGGGAGCCAAAGTTGAAGTTTTTCAAGGACTTATTCCAGCTACCTACCACCAATCAAGGcgaagaagatgatgatgatgattttgaaataaatgaagaggatgagcctatgattgagtgaaaatatttttaataaacgacacatttattttataaactctgtagataaataaattcatggttttgtattgaaaatgaatacgattgtgttcattaatcctaacctaactttacctaacaatataggctacaatgttttgagaaaaaaggatttaataatataaggttctgtttttaacttattttggaatgGTAAACGCAATTTAACTGGTTTTTGGAACCAAAGTTAAAAAGCAAATGGCGAAGAGTAAGTTTCCAAAAGCAGCTAAATCATAGTTACTGTTCCAAAACAAGCTATGCCATATATTTAATCGTCtgcagtaattataacttttgtaccattttttagcaattttaaaacaatataactaattttttaaccttttttttttaaacaaaaatcataaaaatgtaatggatgtgagaaaag is a genomic window containing:
- the LOC124370380 gene encoding uncharacterized protein LOC124370380; the encoded protein is MEAEHTGGILEGSEGVGIDIINAEVVIVQQENVNIMDITVETPQNVEQVELVEEMPGPLAKKRKKNERAWKKTVAKVARHRPKGFPQMPSCKHSAKSKYRCAELSLQDVRKIHQQYYKDADLQSKKNFILQHVIVSSAKRTRLPEGIKSKRNVSTDFFLT